The segment TaactaacttggtgactttgccTGCCCCAAAAAAACCTAAATTCAagatataacattatactttcaccaaatggacaCAATCTCATACATGGGGGATTCCAAACCCTAAAGGAGACAACATTATGAATCTAGAACCTTAGAAACACTAAGAGTGGAAACTCATAGCTGCTAGAGTGGTaccaaaccactagatctcattctcGGGGCAAAAAGGAACAAAAACTCATACAAAATAGATCTAAGCCAACAATGAACAAGTTcatagctttttaccttaaaCAATCTGGaaatgaagtagagaatcaggatccataagctcttccttgatccacAACCTTGCACCAAACTCCATCTTCTTAAAAATGACccaaaaacaccaaaatgcaCATAATGAGCTCAAAAACACCACCATGGAGGCTAATgaacaatttctagggttttggggacttggaggctggtagATAGGCCAGCCCAAAAGACTTAATGTGCTTATATAAGGTACAACACCAAAAATCAGGGTTTCTATTTACCcctcgtatgccccgcgtactcctcgtacgcccagcgtacgaggtctCACACCCCCGATCCAACCCTcacagtacgctaagcgtacactacATTACGCCTCGCATACAACCCTTCGCATcagtatgccccgtgtactccCTAGGTACGCGTCGCGTACTAGGGTTTCCTCTTAAACTCTTAAGcactctgaaggccataacttcttcgttaaatCCGATTTCAATGATccatatatccatgaaaaggtaataAGAAGCTCTACTCTTTATTCAACTCATACCTACCTTACCATTTCCTGAACAaacatccaatttccataaaagcccgagCTGACATATTACAAAAATACcatttgactccaaaacacaaattAGACATCcggatcatccaaattacatcatccACCTCCAAATGAGTCCAAATCTCAATTCTTCAAGGGTCCTAAGTCTGCTAATACCCAATCCCTGATCACCACCCGAAATGGAGAACGATTCAAAATAGGGCGTTACGTCAaatgtatcaaactccaaaagatgtGATTCAAAGTTGCCAAGTTCAAGTTGTGAAGAATGAAGttgttcttgaatttaaaacttcaagatccaagaagaagaagaagatcaaaaaCAAGAAAATTTGGTTTTTTAAACAAAATTCTTCAAATGTAGTTTTAAAGCCGAAATCAATGAAGAAAATTTTGGTTCCAAAACAAAAATCATCAAATTCGGTTATGGATCGAATTCCAAACCCAAAATTGTTAAAGTTTCTCAAATTCGTTATGAAGATGAAGTTAGGTCTTGGAAAAAAATGAGAAGAAATTCCATGAATGGTACAATATGCatcgtgggtggtacaatgtgcAAATTGAAAATTTCTTAGGTGCTATTTGTTTTTCTGAagccaaaatgtctgcagtctgcggaccacatctgcaagcctctgcagcagaagaggtggaccaaacgtctgcagtctgcaataagaagactgtttgttttttaacgtctgcaggcTGCTGAAATAAactgaattttaaataaaattattttacaaacttaaaatgatttttcaacaccaaaattttaataataatagtctTATAACATTGAAAATAAAATTCATGCAACTAAATTAGTcatacaataaaaaaaatgttttacaataacaatttcatttaaaacaattCAATCTATATTGTGCATCAACTGATCAGCAATTTCATCACGTAACTGAGTCATATATTCACGGTCTGCTGCAGTACCATGTGTTGGAATCccgtcttcatcatcatcaatggCCACATTGTTATTTCGAAATGGGACATTGGGTTCATCGTATCGTGCGAAATACTCATCACTCAATCCTTCTTTCCTTATATAATTATGAAGCGCGAAGCATGCCATGGCAATGTTTCTTTGTGTCACAAACGGGAATGGTGCCATCCTCTTCAATATAGGGAAGCGtgctttcaaaacaccaaaagcaCGCTCAATGACATTCCGAAGTTTTGCATGTCCATggttaaatttttctttattggTCAATGCACGTCTTTGACGAAAATCTCCAAGCCAATACCTCACATTACGATAAGGGGCCATAAATCCTCGAGTGTGTGCATACGCGGCATCACAAAAATAATATTTGTCTGAAAGAAATGCAAAACACTAatcaattttcaaattaaaatgaaaatattaaaaaaaacaaaaaattacctGGTGGTGGAAACGGGAATGATGCTTGTGGATCGGCTACTGCTTCTGATAATATTCTAGAGTTATGCGCTACCCCTTCCCACCcggtcacaacaaatgtaaaaatcatattgaAGTCACATATTGCCAATACGTTTTGGTAGCAATCTCCCTTTCCCCTACTTCTATATAAGTCTTGTTTCTTAGCAGGGACAACAgcatgtatcaaagtgccatcAAGTGCACCAACTGCTCCTTTGAAAACCCTTCGTAGCCTCCTATTATGTCTTGGAATGTTTGGATTCGGATTAAAAGATGTTGGTACTATAACATCTTGTGCGAAAAGCATCATTTTTTCCAACacttcataaaaaaatttatgaattGTTTGCTTCGAGTGTTGAAATCTCCGCTTGATAATCACGTAACGTTGATTATGTCCGATCATCATCAAAAACATAGCCATCTTTTCCTCAACTGATACATGTTTGCTGTCCTTTAATGAGTAATTTGCTCTAAAATGAGCACATAGTCGTACAAAAGATTCACGGGACATGCGTAATACTTCAACACATTGTAAACGATTACGGTGTAATAACTCCAATGTGTATTCGTGTCCCGTCATTTCCGAATCATTATCCCGCAATCGTTTCACACCCCTCTTCTAAAAATAACGGATGTATAGGTACATTAGAATTACGAGAAGTAACTTTTGATCGTGATCCATATGAACCTAAAATCAACAAAGTAGAACTTTAAAAAACATTACATAAACCATATttcaagtatcaaataaacattccatttatcatatttcaagccaaaataacattacataaaccatatttcaagtatcaaataaacatTCCATTAATCATATTTCAAGTACCAACAAGGGCAAAAAGACCTAACAAAATAGTTccaacaaaggcaaaaacatttaacaaagtaGTTCCAACAAGGGCAAAAAGTCCTAACAAAATAGTTccaacaaaggcaaaaacatttaacaaagtaGTTCCAACAAGGGCAAAAAGACATAACAAATACTTTCAACACTAGAAAATCATCGAACAATCTTCCCATCCTTCAAACTCCTAAACTGGTACCCGTCATCTCAAGCCACCCTCATAATATCTCGGGAACATCGGGCAAATGCATCCACATCTCTATCATGTTCATGGTTCCTCCAAAAATATGATATGCGACAAAGCGTAAAGGATCTGTAGGGCCTAACTGAAGGACCTCTAACTTCTCTAAACACTGAGGAATTGTATACCCTTTAGTCAAACTTTGTAGAGCTTTCTTCATTTCAAATGCTAAATCGTCAGCAGTAACAGAAGTTCCATCAGGTGAAGAAGCAGACGGTGAGGCACTAGGAGCTACAGGAGTTGAGGGTTTAGCCCTTTTGTTGGGGTTACCGGATGGTGTAGCAGTATATGGTGAACCAGCAGAAGGTGAAGCAGCAGAAGGTGAACCAGCAGAAGGTGAAGCTGCAGAAGGTGAAGCAGCAGAAGGTGGTGGCTCATGATGAGAAGTGTCAACACCatcatcatccattgcatcaaaAGGGGTGGCGGTGATCTGAAGTGGTGGAACACGACAGGAGGATGCGCCAGCTACTGATGATGATTGGGTTGAGTAACTCCTAAAATTACCAGTAGCACTATTTCCATCAAAAAGACGTGCACAAAGATCTGGAAAAGGCAGTGGAATTGTTCTCAAAGAAGCAGCTTTCGGATGCCCCTAAACCCAAATGTAACAAGAAATAATATAAGAATATTTGGCAACTTCAAAcgtaaatgttatatatatatatatatatatatatatatatatatatatatatatatatatatatatatatatatatatattattgtatattAATGTATATGTACCTTCTTAAAATCATCCCACTCCTCGGCTGTTACATTAAAAGTGTTTGTTTGAGAATTGTATATATTAccggttttgttttttaaatataccCATCCAGTGTATTTGGCTTTCAGATTGTCATATgcgtttttcatttgtttttgagTCAACTCAACCCCAAATTTCTCCTTAAGAACTCTTCCAAGCCTTATCCATGAATCTTTCTGCAAACTCAATCCTTTTCTACCAACACTCTCTACTTCTTCAATACAAGTATCCAATAAGCATTTTAAGTGCTCATTGGTCCATTGTTGTTTTTCTCCCATCTCTAATAACCAAATAACAATAAACAGTGAACAAGTAACATCATTATTTCAAGAAAAAGTTTTTATTTTCACGAcaaatttgtaattttgttttattttcaatCACAATAATGTGAAACTTTTTATTCAATTATAAATAACCTCAATTAGAGTGTTTTAATTCAAAGTTTTCTAAAAAACTTTATAAATCAAATAAACTTCACTTTAACGACAAAAACTTTACTTCTATCAAATAAACAAAACTTATGTCTCTTTTTGATGCTTTCTATCATATACATACAAAATCAACAATCATATACATATACACTATCATATAAATATACACAAtcaataatcatatatatatatatatatatatatatatatatatatatatatatatatatatatatatacaactttGAATTACTGCATATTTAAGTAATACAATCAATTCTAATTATAAGCATTGTTGATAATATGGGTGAGTGGAAATTTAACATTGTTGGTGTACATAACCTAAATTACATTCAAGGTATCATATAAGCATCATAAGAACATCATTCAAAACAACAGGAGGCATGCCCAGGCTTGACAATAACATAATTAAACATAAAATTTGGGTGCTACTGTTACAGGTTTAACATCTAGGTTCAATTGCTAATTGAAGCACAAACACATACACAATTGGACTTTTTCGATCAAACAGACCAAGCTGGAGATGTTACAGGTTTAACATCTCGGTATTTCATTCAAAATCAAATCCAATTTCACATTCAAAGATAAATTACTTTCATtacaaatgtttttattttacagCTCTTTTATGAGTTATGCATCAATTAACATAAATTCTGAACTATAGCTTCAATGCAACGGATAAGAAGGGAATAACAGAAAGTCGGGAGAAGAAGGAAGACTGAAAGCAGGGAAAAAAAAACGAACCTGTAGCTGTGAGGTCGAAGTCTCCGGTGTAGCTGTGGGGCGACGGTCTCCGGCCGGTGGCTTCACAGGGGAGGCGCTGGTTAACGGCGGCGAGCAGGGGAGGAGTCGTCGCTTGGTCGCTAGTTGAAGTTGTCGCTGTGACCTTGTTGTTCGCCGGCTGCTGCAATCGACTGTGATGGTCGGAAAATCGGAGGACGCCGGATCGGAGAGGAAGGCGGCGATCGATGGTTTTGATCGAAGAGGAGGGTTGCGACGGTGGTGGTCGCTGCAAGGTGGAGTACGATCGATCGATCGAGGGTTTTTTCTGGGAGGGTTGGACGAGGACTGGAGGcggaagcaaaaaaaaaaacgcGTTTTTTTTAGGTTAAAGGGCTTGCAGACTTTAGAAGATGCTATCCCATATCTGTGTGGTGAAGACCTCGCGCAGATGTTTTTATGTCTGCgcacttcagaaaaacaaacagacTGCAAACCATTatgtctgcgcgtggtctgcgcCTCGCAGACAGAAGAGGTCACGCAGACCTGCAGAGAAAAAACAAACACCCTCTTAGTTTTAATCAAAGaaccgagatctaccatgatggATTCGAGTATTGTAAATGGAAAAAGAATTATCAAGAAGgtttctcaaattctcaaatagaTTCCAAAAAGTTCATGATTTCGATACCTTGTTTTTTTAAAGATCCAATACTGAACGATCCAGGTTTTCTCGAAATTCAAATTCAATCATATTTTCAATTCGTGCTTTCGTTAATGATTTGTGATTGTTTTGAATCGTTGGATGTAATTTGTTTAGAGCCCCATTGTTGATCCAATAtattttattcaatctatttGTTTGAAAGTTTAATCCAAAACTTTAATCCACTCAATTTGAGCCCAATTCGAACACTGTTCATTCTTTTAAGCCCAAATCAGAATTCATTTCGTCATATATTTCATTCTCTAGCGTCAGTCGATATAGGGTGTGTTTGGCAGGGAGCTTTTGGAaacgtttgagagcttctagcttttgGCTTTTGGtaaaacgctctagtttaaacaaaaagcttcgtttgacagtacgagcgtttagcttttagtttaacaaaacgctctgattctaaaagctacttcatgtagcgtttaacaaaacgctcctgagcttttgaaatcaatttccataattacctttaaaaatatatttatatatttatttgtttttaataaattgtcattttatgtaattttatatatttcaaaagctccagctacttttgtcaaacattcatataacaaataaaagctacagcttctcgctaccagctacccgctacaagctaccagctacccgctacaagctaccagctacccgctacaagctaccagctacccgcttccagctaacGGCTACTTTTGATACGAGTTCTATCGAAATCGAATTTATGATTGAAATCAATTTTGGAGTCAAGTGATTGAACTAGTTCAAGTGTTAGAAACGAATGTCATGTTCAAATCGATAAAGTCAATGGTTGAATGACCACATCGATTTTGGTTGATTCTTTTGGATACCGATTGTGCTTACTGAGTTTTGATGTTGCACGGGAAACAAAAGGATTCGAATGATTGAGTTTGAAGTCAAAAGTCCAGATTCAAGGATCGAAATTGCCTGAGAATCGAAAGTGTTGGAAAAGGACTTGGAATCGTTTTCGATTGAAAGTTGGAAGCATGTTACTTGCAGTCAAAAAAGGAATTTTACTTGATGTGTGTTCGATTTGGATTTACTTGGAGTCGAAACTAACACGAACTGAGAATCAATTCTGAGAAATCGAAGTGCTAGGATTCTCAATTTGATCCAATTGAATCTTGTATTTGGTCTTGAAATtggaatctcgattgtgcctttTGAGAAGATAATTTGCGATTGAGATTTCCTTGGAATCCAACGTACTTGCTTGGAGTCGAAATCTATTTCGACTACGTGTTGGTTGTTCGTTCGAGTCGAGAGGTCTACTTTCGATGGTGTTGAATCTTGATTCGTGTTGTTGTTGATTTGAACTGATGAAGTCTAAACTAGATTCAAGATGTTTAGAGTCCAATTTGACTGGTACCTGTGATTGTTTGGAGGCGATTTCGTCGGCACTACTTGGAGTGGTTTGAGTCGATGTAGCGTCGAAAGCCACAAAGTCGAATCCCACAAAGTCGAACGCATTTACTTGGAATCTAAATTGAATCGAGTCGAATGGATTTTGGAATTTTAGTTAATGGTCGAAAGAATATATGGAGTCAAAATTGATTTGTAGTTAATCGTGATTTCAAGTCGAGTCGAGCATGTGGGAATGATAAGTTCGACTATTGTCGTTCGCATCTTGGAAACGAATTGGGGAAGAACACAACATTTTGCATTTGAGTCCTTATAGTTTCAGCGTTTTGGTAGAATATATCGAGTTTGGGGGTAATTTTCGATGTGGGGGTAATTTTCTGTGAAGCAAAAAGAAGTTTCGAATGTGGTTCCTAAAGTTTGTGCGAAATG is part of the Lactuca sativa cultivar Salinas chromosome 7, Lsat_Salinas_v11, whole genome shotgun sequence genome and harbors:
- the LOC128127210 gene encoding uncharacterized protein LOC128127210; amino-acid sequence: MTGHEYTLELLHRNRLQCVEVLRMSRESFVRLCAHFRANYSLKDSKHVSVEEKMAMFLMMIGHNQRYVIIKRRFQHSKQTIHKFFYEVLEKMMLFAQDVIVPTSFNPNPNIPRHNRRLRRVFKGAVGALDGTLIHAVVPAKKQDLYRSRGKGDCYQNVLAICDFNMIFTFVVTGWEGVAHNSRILSEAVADPQASFPFPPPDKYYFCDAAYAHTRGFMAPYRNVRYWLGDFRQRRALTNKEKFNHGHAKLRNVIERAFGVLKARFPILKRMAPFPFVTQRNIAMACFALHNYIRKEGLSDEYFARYDEPNVPFRNNNVAIDDDEDGIPTHGTAADREYMTQLRDEIADQLMHNID